The following are encoded together in the Humulus lupulus chromosome 5, drHumLupu1.1, whole genome shotgun sequence genome:
- the LOC133779200 gene encoding uncharacterized protein LOC133779200, which yields MDATPQFFMEYQGAGPSNPSMPPRPNFPPGYPPQAPQQRPQQQTMQSSSLGNMLKEYIVKNEAIIQSQASSLRNLENQVGQLANELRNRPHGTLPSDSENPRSMGKEYCKAVTLRSGKELEKDKTESGHEGEPSSIQINEEFQKDAKLPSAQKSSSAQNVAGMPQHCQPASLISKKPPPFPQRFQKQKLDSQFKKFLDMLKQLHIDIPLVEALEQMPNYVKFMKDILTRKRRLGEFETVALTKESSSFLQNKQPPKMKDPGSFTIPCTIGNSYCSMALCDLGASINLMPIWEVEDVLVKVDKFIFPVDFIVLDYEADREVPIILGRPFLATGRTLIDVQKGKLTMRVQDEQVTFNVFKAMRFPDEVEECSMVSVVDSLASKELEKKN from the exons ATGGATGCAACACCCCAATTTTTCATGGAGTATCAAGGAGCTGGTCCTAGTAATCCTTCGATGCCTCCAAGACCAAATTTTCCACCGGGTTACCCTCCTCAAGCACCACAACAAAGACCACAACAACAAACAATGCAATCTAGCTCTCTTGGGAACATGTTGAAGGAATATATAGTGAAGAATGAAGCCATAATTCAGAGCCAAGCGTCTTCATTGAGGAACTTAGAAAACCAAGTTGGGCAACTAGCTAATGAGCTTAGAAATAGACCCCACGGTACACTGCCAAGTGATTCTGAGAATCCAAGGAGTATGGGGAAGGAATATTGTAAAGctgtcactttgaggagtggaaaAGAGTTGGAGAAGGACAAGACCGAGTCTGGGCATGAGggtgagccctcttcaatccaaataaatgaggaaTTCCAAAAAGATGCTAAACTTCCTAGTGCACAAAAATCTTCCTCTGCCCAGAATGTTGCAGGGATGCCGCAGCATTGTCAACCAGCAAGCTTAATTTCAAAGAAGCCACCTCCATTTCCTCAACGTTTTCAGAAGCAAAAGTTGGATTCTCAATTCAAGAAGTTTCTAGATATGTTGAAGCAGTTGCATATCGACATCCCACTGGTAGAGGCACTTGAGCAAATGCCTAACTATGTAAAATTCATGAAAGATATTCTTACAAGGAAGAGAAGGTTAGGAGAATTTGAGACAGTGGCTCTTACCAAGGAATCTAGCTCATTCTTGCAAAACAAGCAGCCACCGAAGATGAaagatcctgggagtttcaccATTCCATGTACCATTGGTAATTCTTATTGTAGCATGGCATTATGTGACTTGGGTGCCAGTATAAATCTGATGCCTAT ATGGGAAGTTGAGGATGTCTTGGTAAAAGTTGATAAGTTCATTTTCCCAGTTGATTTCATTGTGTTGGATTATGAGGCAGACAGGGAGGTACCAATCATTCTAGGGAGGCCTTTTCTAGCTACTGGTAGAACTTTGATTGATGTGCAAAAGGGTAAACTTACTATGAGGGTTCAAGATGAGCAGGTGACTTTCAATGTTTTCAAGGCTATGAGATTTCCAGATGAGGTTGAAGAGTGTTCTATGGTTTCAGTGGTAGATTCTTTGGCTTCAAAggaattagaaaaaaaaaattga